One window from the genome of Sesamum indicum cultivar Zhongzhi No. 13 linkage group LG15, S_indicum_v1.0, whole genome shotgun sequence encodes:
- the LOC105177145 gene encoding serine/threonine-protein kinase STY8: protein MAEDIRGGDGGFVRADQIDLKSLDEQLHRHLTRALTLEKKRQLEEEMREIPVRHEWEIDPSKLVIKSVIARGTFGTVHRGIYDGQDVAVKLLDWGEEGHRTQAEIASLRAAFAQEVSVWHKLDHPNVTKFIGATMGASELNIQKDNGHFSMPRNVCCVVVEYLPGGALKNFLIKNRRRKLAFKVVIQLALDLARGLSYLHYKKIVHRDVKTENMLLDKNRTVKIADFGVARIEASNPNEMTGETGTLGYMAPEVLNGNPYNRKCDVYSFGICLWEIYCCDMPYPDLSFSELTSAVVRQNLRPEIPRCCPNSLANVMKRCWDANPDKRPEMDEVVSMLEAIDTSKGGGMIPLDQSQGCFCFRRHRGP from the exons ATGGCGGAAGACATTCGCGGCGGAGACGGTGGGTTTGTGAGGGCGGATCAAATAGATCTGAAGAGCCTCGATGAACAACTCCACCGCCATCTCACCAGAGCTTTGACTTTAGAGAAGAAAAGACAGCTAGAAGAAGAGATGAGGGAGATTCCGGTGAGGCATGAATGGGAAATCGACCCCTCCAAGCTTGTTATCAAATCCGTCATAGCACGTGGTACTTTTGGAACCGTTCATCGCGGCATTTATGATGGACAAGATGTTGCAG TAAAACTTCTTGACTGGGGAGAAGAAGGCCACAGGACACAGGCTGAAATAGCTTCACTTAGAGCCGCTTTTGCCCAAGAAGTTTCTGTGTGGCACAAGCTTGATCATCCTAACGTAACCAAG TTCATAGGAGCCACGATGGGCGCATCAGAGCTAAACATACAGAAAGATAATGGTCATTTCAGCATGCCACGTAATGTTTGTTGTGTTGTAGTTGAATATCTACCTGGAGGCGCCCTTAAAAATTTCCTCATAAAGAACCGAAGGAGGAAACTTGCTTTCAAAGTTGTTATCCAACTAGCTTTGGATCTTGCGCGAGG GTTAAGCTATCTTCACTACAAAAAGATTGTCCACAGGGATGTGAAAACTGAGAATATGCTTCTCGACAAGAATCGAACAGTAAAAATAGCTGATTTCGGGGTCGCACGTATCGAGGCTTCAAATCCTAATGAAATGACTGGCGAGACTGGAACCCTTGGTTACATGGCACCTGAG GTCCTCAATGGTAACCCTTACAATAGGAAATGTGATGTATACAGTTTTGGTATTTGCTTATGGGAGATATATTGCTGTGACATGCCGTATCCAGACCTCAGTTTCTCAGAATTGACTTCAGCTGTTGTTCGCCAG AATCTGAGGCCAGAGATACCTCGATGTTGCCCAAACTCTCTTGCCAATGTAATGAAACGATGCTGGGATGCCAATCCTGACAAGAGGCCGGAAATGGATGAGGTTGTTTCCATGT